One Paenibacillus riograndensis SBR5 DNA segment encodes these proteins:
- a CDS encoding RHS repeat domain-containing protein — protein MNKKKLLKKIVLCLMCFILAIPGIPLSAKRGEQSSEMNPMVSAPPNLEMETFPQPSADNTNTLKQTSSKAERPPIDDVFTVQEEVYQPSKEPSAILSIKAKTLEKQKFLNSAALQRSLTAETKPSQDLSQSEIDSLVLAGASRLDVYWINLLRLTPSKWAPLELLKWKQKGNITWEQIQSELNGETSLNLEEPSVQDSVYTVTEDILHLQQRPSVTSQVYVKDSNVLNDLGITAATTTAFDLAVDSAFDGLIREAQINQTKKPQFEDRSGSSESVDPASGTLLFKKNLINLPGRDGLDLDVGLKYNSNNSTPFRLRYDSAVGNYTIGSYSILGSGWDFQFPSVQGSGEYLYYNDGKGSSYRVSEYWSDPLTSYTHIVKYNGKDKRFMFDRQHIFSNGEYSSDYYMEYADKKREYFGYNGLLLGIVDRFGNTITFKYETRELFVRDNVSKQTMYLLSSITDSIGREVKISYENNIETTGAFSGNHVYIRVYEGTREVQKVTLTAGRVMTTVNEIQKYIPLLDSITNQVGEKTYFNYDYKRAKYNPHSYYYGEQNYNFHALLTKITYPSSTTNYTYQEVIRHIGSYETVEEFQVNSRSDHTGSMAYHSVNYEYIGNYTGENLPDYPEWLPESYRYGSTATLQSNTSSNGQRTKYTFDGKGRLLSTDIQASNGERQVVTNEAFHETFLYSPTRTRTTEYGVGDSDATANHMYTETVFNEWGLVQSQTKPLTSAQYNNPALKQRYTTILTYEPHYLMLESKAWYQNETDQSPLTERYTYTAEGRIATSTNARNEQTSYTYGYFDGLGKIERATAETWADNRLAAKSVVRYGSENDYAYPTEQQQWFNVGTAEEKVVKTLIAYDKGNGQIIRKTDGNNQSVTYEYDAGGRLKKETHPVRTNANGERYSEVIDYNYYRQTSVNFDAVNAGIIVLKVNTIKTVTNLSTHDAVITNSDVLYNGLGLVLLEEHYDDNAGKWVYQQYHYDDMGRPVYSIDPAGNTLTVSYDAWGRQNRATNANGDLVVSDYSFKARTNTSYIQDKNTGEKLNYVQQAYDAWGNKISASTYKDWPTNQQQITESYRYDIAGNITGYTDPNHNVNEDGVTTTYAYDALGRLSAVKDALNQTTNYSYDGSGQVSKVTIQAKNGSPQTLNTKTYNELGLLKVKQDGASQNESYTYNSAGQLAAKTDRNGSTFGYTYDESGQLKKSTISGMINNVAQTQETNVIFGKDHPRNQVIQTLTNNVVTATQTQVMDSLGQVRSTSSVAGNHSAYIGNQRDVLGRMTQINDNYMGFYTNYLYNKQRLDKVQTNGSSTVTGAASANVQYSYFANDLVKSITYPTLTDGSILKTEYTYNKALGWTESIWNTKGSDVLSGYSYGYDNNGNRVSVSEVRKGSSTAQTTSYTYDALNRLLSITRPDGAKTTYTYDVRGNRQTLSDTGNVNLDTLDTSYTYDLQNTLTSINKGGSTTSFKYYADGLRSMKTNGNTQTQVNYNLNGEVISQEKIVSGVFVEQANFVRGDRVLVKKDKKNNSVTDYYYLYNGHGDVVQIVDTSGAVINNYTYDEWGNITSQVEGTSNSFKYTGEVYDPETGLYYLRARYYDPSMGRFLNEDTVEGHIDNPLSLNLYTYVENNPLIYVDPTGHMSFKTYWYISRGSQDGFLNIAGSTASALFKSQTYKSIYGVGKGLYNGDISLGDLGNAFGSAFIDPFNYLIDHADHIFNGNPTKNESYAYGRKYAEALFNLQGAMGTAAGVTKLILKAPSLVASMGAANIIKAVPKLEGLASSAVSSKRPIIGILRANGQIDAFVQPENYGAFLSHEQLGLTKGDLGFGLSYYDGQWSVRGSGYASAKGWAQPTPEQAEMIKKLFGVGD, from the coding sequence ATGAATAAGAAGAAATTATTAAAAAAAATAGTACTATGCCTGATGTGTTTTATTCTGGCAATACCGGGTATTCCACTTAGCGCGAAGAGAGGAGAGCAGAGCAGTGAAATGAACCCGATGGTGTCTGCTCCCCCAAACTTAGAAATGGAAACTTTCCCTCAGCCATCTGCTGACAATACAAATACGCTGAAACAAACATCCTCAAAGGCAGAGCGCCCCCCTATTGATGATGTATTCACAGTACAAGAGGAAGTGTATCAGCCCTCCAAAGAACCTTCCGCCATATTGTCTATCAAAGCGAAAACCCTTGAGAAGCAGAAATTTCTGAACTCAGCCGCATTACAACGTTCGCTAACCGCGGAAACGAAACCATCACAAGATTTAAGCCAGTCGGAAATCGATAGCTTGGTGCTAGCCGGAGCATCAAGGTTAGATGTATATTGGATTAATTTGCTGAGGCTAACCCCTTCTAAATGGGCACCGCTGGAGCTATTAAAGTGGAAGCAAAAAGGAAATATAACCTGGGAACAAATTCAGTCAGAGTTGAACGGAGAAACTTCCTTAAATTTAGAAGAGCCATCCGTCCAAGATTCCGTATATACAGTTACAGAGGATATTCTCCACCTTCAGCAACGTCCAAGCGTGACCTCCCAAGTGTATGTCAAAGATTCAAATGTTTTGAATGATTTGGGGATCACTGCGGCTACAACCACCGCTTTTGATCTAGCTGTTGACAGTGCATTTGATGGTTTGATCAGAGAAGCACAAATCAATCAAACCAAAAAACCTCAATTTGAAGATCGTAGTGGCTCCAGTGAATCCGTCGATCCGGCTTCAGGTACCTTACTGTTTAAAAAAAATCTGATCAATCTACCCGGGCGCGATGGTCTGGATCTGGATGTTGGACTGAAGTACAACTCAAACAATTCGACTCCGTTTAGATTAAGGTATGATAGTGCAGTAGGTAATTATACGATAGGGAGTTATTCTATATTAGGATCCGGTTGGGATTTTCAATTTCCATCGGTTCAAGGTTCTGGAGAGTACTTGTATTATAACGATGGAAAGGGAAGCAGTTATAGAGTATCCGAATATTGGTCAGATCCGTTAACCTCGTATACACATATTGTGAAATACAACGGCAAAGACAAGCGGTTTATGTTCGATCGGCAGCATATCTTTAGTAATGGTGAATACAGTTCAGATTACTATATGGAATATGCGGATAAAAAGCGGGAGTACTTTGGATATAATGGATTATTGCTTGGCATTGTTGACCGCTTCGGTAATACCATAACCTTTAAATATGAAACCCGTGAACTTTTTGTCAGAGATAATGTTTCTAAACAAACGATGTATCTGTTGTCGTCCATAACAGACTCTATAGGAAGAGAAGTGAAGATCAGCTACGAGAATAATATCGAAACCACAGGCGCTTTTTCTGGAAACCATGTTTACATCCGTGTGTATGAGGGAACCCGCGAGGTTCAGAAAGTAACCTTAACTGCAGGCAGAGTCATGACCACTGTAAATGAAATCCAAAAATACATTCCGCTGTTGGACTCCATTACGAATCAGGTTGGAGAAAAAACATACTTCAATTATGATTACAAACGTGCCAAGTATAATCCACATTCCTATTACTATGGCGAACAAAATTATAATTTTCACGCTTTATTAACAAAAATCACCTATCCAAGCTCAACAACCAACTATACTTATCAAGAGGTTATCCGGCATATTGGGTCTTATGAAACCGTTGAGGAATTTCAAGTGAATTCAAGAAGTGACCATACAGGTAGTATGGCTTATCATTCAGTTAATTATGAATATATTGGGAACTACACAGGAGAGAATCTCCCGGATTACCCGGAGTGGTTGCCCGAAAGCTATCGTTACGGTTCCACAGCTACGCTTCAAAGTAATACGAGCAGTAACGGACAACGAACAAAGTATACTTTTGATGGCAAGGGCCGGTTACTTTCCACCGACATTCAAGCATCCAATGGAGAACGGCAAGTGGTGACAAATGAAGCTTTTCATGAGACCTTTCTCTATTCTCCAACCCGGACAAGGACTACAGAGTATGGAGTTGGTGACAGTGATGCCACCGCCAACCATATGTATACTGAAACGGTGTTTAATGAGTGGGGGTTAGTACAGAGTCAGACCAAGCCACTGACCAGTGCACAATATAATAATCCTGCTCTAAAGCAACGTTATACGACGATTCTGACTTATGAACCCCATTATTTGATGCTGGAATCCAAAGCATGGTATCAAAATGAAACCGATCAAAGTCCTCTGACGGAGCGTTATACGTACACAGCAGAGGGGCGTATTGCGACAAGTACAAATGCCAGAAACGAGCAGACATCGTATACCTACGGCTACTTTGATGGATTAGGCAAGATTGAACGAGCAACCGCCGAAACCTGGGCAGATAATCGACTTGCCGCTAAGTCTGTGGTTCGGTATGGCAGTGAAAATGACTACGCTTATCCAACGGAACAACAACAGTGGTTCAATGTTGGTACTGCAGAGGAAAAAGTCGTCAAAACCTTGATCGCCTACGATAAAGGAAATGGTCAAATTATCCGCAAAACGGATGGGAACAACCAATCGGTTACCTATGAATACGATGCTGGGGGCCGTCTGAAAAAAGAAACGCATCCAGTCCGAACCAATGCCAACGGAGAAAGATATAGTGAAGTGATCGATTATAATTATTATCGTCAGACCTCCGTGAACTTTGATGCTGTGAATGCAGGAATAATTGTTCTAAAAGTGAATACCATTAAAACCGTAACTAACTTGTCCACTCACGATGCCGTTATCACAAATTCAGATGTATTATATAACGGACTAGGACTCGTCCTGTTGGAAGAGCACTATGATGATAATGCGGGAAAATGGGTATACCAGCAATATCATTATGACGACATGGGGCGTCCAGTGTATTCCATTGACCCCGCTGGAAATACATTGACTGTCAGCTACGATGCGTGGGGGAGACAAAACCGGGCCACGAATGCCAACGGAGATCTCGTCGTCAGCGACTATTCATTCAAAGCGCGCACCAATACAAGCTACATTCAGGATAAGAACACAGGCGAAAAGCTGAACTATGTCCAGCAGGCTTATGATGCCTGGGGGAATAAAATTTCGGCCTCCACCTATAAGGATTGGCCAACGAATCAACAACAGATTACCGAATCCTATCGATATGATATCGCGGGAAACATCACAGGTTACACCGATCCTAATCATAATGTGAACGAAGACGGGGTTACGACCACCTATGCCTATGATGCCTTAGGCCGTTTATCCGCCGTAAAAGATGCGCTGAACCAGACCACCAACTACAGCTATGACGGCAGTGGTCAGGTATCCAAAGTAACGATACAGGCTAAAAACGGCTCGCCGCAAACCCTGAATACCAAGACGTATAACGAACTGGGCCTGCTTAAAGTGAAACAGGACGGGGCTTCACAAAATGAAAGCTATACCTACAACAGCGCAGGCCAATTGGCAGCAAAAACAGACCGCAATGGCAGCACGTTTGGATATACGTATGACGAAAGCGGCCAACTGAAAAAGAGCACGATCAGCGGGATGATCAACAATGTAGCGCAAACGCAGGAAACGAATGTGATTTTCGGCAAGGATCATCCGCGAAACCAGGTGATTCAAACCCTTACGAATAACGTGGTAACAGCTACCCAAACGCAAGTGATGGATAGCTTGGGCCAAGTGCGTTCGACTTCCTCCGTTGCGGGCAACCACTCGGCGTACATCGGTAATCAGAGAGACGTACTGGGGCGGATGACACAGATCAATGACAACTACATGGGCTTTTACACGAATTATCTATATAACAAGCAGCGGCTGGATAAAGTACAAACCAACGGGAGTTCCACGGTCACAGGTGCAGCTTCGGCCAATGTGCAGTACAGCTACTTCGCGAACGATTTGGTGAAGTCGATTACGTACCCGACGCTTACAGATGGCAGCATACTGAAGACGGAATATACGTACAACAAAGCGCTGGGCTGGACCGAGAGCATTTGGAACACCAAAGGGAGTGACGTGCTTTCGGGATACAGCTACGGTTACGACAATAACGGGAATCGCGTCTCCGTAAGCGAGGTGCGCAAAGGCAGCAGCACCGCGCAAACGACAAGTTATACCTATGACGCGCTGAACCGCCTGTTGTCCATTACCCGGCCGGATGGCGCGAAAACGACGTACACCTATGACGTGCGGGGCAACCGGCAGACGTTATCGGATACGGGCAACGTCAATCTGGACACGTTGGATACGAGTTACACCTATGATTTACAGAACACCTTAACCTCCATCAACAAAGGAGGAAGTACAACCAGCTTCAAGTATTATGCCGATGGCCTGCGTTCCATGAAGACAAATGGTAATACCCAGACCCAGGTGAACTATAACCTCAATGGTGAAGTGATCTCGCAAGAGAAGATCGTCAGCGGTGTGTTCGTGGAACAAGCGAACTTTGTGCGTGGGGACCGGGTACTGGTGAAGAAGGACAAAAAGAACAACAGCGTCACGGATTACTATTACCTGTACAATGGGCACGGTGACGTCGTGCAGATCGTGGATACCAGCGGGGCGGTAATTAACAACTACACCTACGATGAGTGGGGGAACATCACCAGCCAGGTGGAGGGAACCTCCAATTCCTTCAAGTACACAGGAGAAGTATACGATCCAGAAACCGGGCTTTACTATCTGCGTGCGCGGTATTATGATCCGAGCATGGGGCGGTTTTTAAATGAGGATACGGTTGAAGGGCACATTGATAATCCGCTGAGTTTGAATTTATATACGTATGTAGAAAATAATCCGCTGATATATGTTGATCCGACGGGACATATGTCTTTTAAAACGTACTGGTACATCAGTAGAGGTTCACAAGATGGTTTTTTAAATATTGCTGGAAGTACAGCATCTGCGTTATTTAAGTCTCAGACATATAAATCCATTTATGGAGTAGGTAAGGGGTTGTATAATGGTGATATAAGTTTAGGGGATTTAGGGAACGCTTTTGGCAGTGCATTCATAGACCCCTTTAATTATTTGATTGACCATGCTGATCATATTTTTAACGGTAATCCAACAAAAAATGAGTCATATGCTTACGGTAGGAAGTATGCAGAAGCGCTTTTTAATTTGCAAGGCGCTATGGGGACTGCTGCAGGAGTAACTAAATTAATTCTAAAAGCGCCAAGTTTAGTAGCTTCGATGGGTGCTGCTAATATTATTAAAGCTGTCCCTAAGCTGGAGGGTTTGGCAAGTAGTGCCGTTAGTAGTAAAAGACCAATAATTGGTATTCTAAGAGCGAATGGTCAAATTGATGCTTTTGTTCAACCGGAGAATTATGGTGCTTTTTTAAGTCACGAGCAGTTGGGACTTACAAAGGGAGACTTAGGATTTGGGTTATCTTATTATGATGGACAGTGGAGTGTTCGTGGTTCGGGGTATGCTTCAGCTAAAGGCTGGGCACAACCAACACCAGAACAAGCAGAAATGATTAAAAAATTATTTGGTGTAGGTGACTAA
- a CDS encoding helix-turn-helix domain-containing protein encodes MIGLQFIADTFHMEYKTVAEAIGVSKQTFQDWIKERRKIPKPRLKQLSELFGIEDQVLFQKELLPSEKSEILMIYLTRTDEHEEIELTGVDDEGYEYTTTEHYSHNRQLIEYIHEEQKKERLIEQLEILVNDEENEDFKRLEDVVTVFREQNRNKKTVLELVLYYLVHRDNEWGVHPDYAKYEQKQFFEKLDKLFEETGIKP; translated from the coding sequence ATGATTGGATTACAATTTATAGCTGACACGTTTCACATGGAGTACAAAACAGTAGCAGAAGCAATCGGGGTATCCAAGCAAACATTTCAGGATTGGATCAAAGAAAGACGGAAGATTCCCAAACCACGTCTGAAGCAGTTATCCGAGTTGTTTGGAATCGAAGATCAGGTATTGTTCCAGAAGGAGTTGCTTCCATCCGAAAAGTCAGAAATTCTAATGATTTACTTAACCAGAACAGATGAACATGAAGAAATCGAGCTGACAGGCGTTGATGATGAAGGATATGAATATACAACAACAGAGCATTATTCGCATAATAGGCAGCTCATTGAGTATATTCATGAAGAACAAAAAAAGGAACGGTTGATTGAACAGTTGGAAATATTGGTCAATGATGAAGAAAATGAGGATTTTAAACGGCTTGAAGATGTAGTTACGGTATTCCGAGAACAGAATCGTAATAAAAAGACAGTATTGGAATTGGTCTTATATTATCTCGTTCACCGAGATAACGAATGGGGAGTACATCCAGATTACGCAAAATACGAGCAGAAACAGTTCTTTGAGAAGCTTGACAAGCTGTTCGAGGAAACTGGAATTAAACCTTAA
- a CDS encoding helix-turn-helix domain-containing protein: MLARQMNLRPSTINHLCSDSVDRVYIRTLEAICDALDISIHELIVEDSDA; this comes from the coding sequence ATGCTTGCCCGACAAATGAACTTACGTCCAAGTACCATCAATCATCTCTGTTCCGATTCAGTAGACAGAGTCTATATCCGAACGCTGGAAGCGATATGTGATGCCCTAGACATCTCCATCCATGAACTGATTGTTGAAGATTCTGATGCATAA
- a CDS encoding RHS repeat-associated core domain-containing protein, which yields MDTSGAVINNYTYDEWGNITSQVEGTSNSFKYTGEVYDPETGLYYLRARYYDPSMGRFLNEDTVERQIDNPLSLNLYTYVGNNPLIRWDPSGNSWIRSAWKATKKAVVNGAKATYNFLIWDDLNTILDSDSSQQEKDMAAKMLALNFVPGEGSLQK from the coding sequence GTGGATACTAGCGGGGCGGTAATCAACAATTACACCTACGATGAGTGGGGGAACATCACCAGCCAGGTGGAGGGAACCTCCAATTCCTTCAAGTACACAGGAGAAGTATATGATCCAGAAACCGGACTCTACTACCTGCGGGCACGGTATTATGATCCGAGTATGGGGCGGTTTTTAAATGAGGATACGGTTGAGAGGCAGATTGATAATCCGCTGAGTTTGAATTTGTATACGTATGTGGGTAACAATCCGTTAATTCGATGGGATCCGTCAGGTAACTCATGGATTAGAAGTGCATGGAAGGCAACGAAGAAAGCAGTCGTTAATGGGGCTAAAGCAACCTATAATTTCTTAATTTGGGATGACCTTAATACTATACTTGATTCCGACTCATCCCAACAAGAGAAAGATATGGCTGCAAAAATGCTTGCTTTAAACTTTGTCCCCGGCGAGGGCAGCTTGCAAAAGTAG
- a CDS encoding IS630 family transposase (programmed frameshift) produces MDHTASFQEIQTAMKQAKKRRMYERYQTLYLYLQGTEIEEIAHTIDRSAKTVKGYIGAYETGGLSGLQMNHSPGAPVRLTKEQQEKLKQTIVGSVPHDVGFTARHNWTLEIIAALIKREFGVTYSLRGISKMMQRQGLSYTKPTYTLAAADEEKQRFFTETTFPNLKKYMKDEIHHLLFEDESMIRDYQAIQKTWFLRGKQRIIPTTGKHRGVKLLATVDYGTGKIVWQEDEQYTAETFLSFLKKVIDEYPTGKIVMVLDNARIHHAELLTPFLTEMKERLELVFLPPYSPQFNAVEGLWKWLKSDVINNVFYHTVTEIRTNVQQFMEEIMKVPLTIIDRLCVRF; encoded by the exons ATGGACCATACAGCATCCTTTCAAGAGATCCAAACCGCGATGAAGCAAGCCAAAAAACGTCGGATGTACGAACGATACCAGACCCTGTATTTGTATCTACAAGGAACAGAAATTGAGGAAATTGCCCATACCATCGATCGAAGTGCAAAAACCGTAAAAGGTTACATTGGGGCGTATGAAACCGGAGGGCTTTCAGGCCTTCAAATGAATCATTCTCCAGGAGCGCCTGTTCGATTAACCAAAGAACAACAAGAAAAGCTGAAACAGACCATTGTGGGTTCGGTTCCGCATGATGTTGGCTTTACGGCGCGGCACAACTGGACACTGGAGATCATTGCAGCCTTGATCAAACGGGAATTTGGAGTCACGTATTCGCTTCGGGGTATCTCCAAAATGATGCAGCGACAGGGGCTAAGCTACACCAAGCCAACGTATACCTTGGCCGCAGCGGACGAAGAAAAACAAAGATTTTTTACAGAAACCACGTTTCCCAACTTAAAAAAA TATATGAAGGACGAAATTCACCATTTGCTATTCGAAGATGAATCCATGATTCGAGATTATCAAGCCATTCAGAAAACGTGGTTTCTCCGCGGTAAGCAACGGATCATTCCAACCACAGGTAAACATCGCGGCGTCAAACTGCTGGCAACCGTTGATTATGGAACAGGCAAAATCGTATGGCAGGAAGATGAACAGTATACCGCAGAAACCTTTTTGAGTTTTTTGAAAAAAGTCATCGATGAATACCCAACAGGTAAAATCGTGATGGTCTTGGACAATGCGCGAATCCACCATGCGGAGCTACTAACCCCGTTCCTGACGGAGATGAAAGAACGACTTGAGCTGGTGTTCCTACCTCCCTATAGCCCTCAATTCAATGCAGTCGAAGGCTTGTGGAAATGGCTTAAATCGGACGTGATTAACAACGTCTTCTACCACACGGTCACTGAAATTCGAACCAACGTACAGCAATTCATGGAGGAGATTATGAAAGTGCCTTTGACCATCATCGACCGACTCTGTGTCAGGTTCTAG
- a CDS encoding MFS transporter: MFRNKYVRTVVMSRVLLQLGVWVRNFAILLYVTEITNNDPFYVSLISVVEFAPIFLFAIVGGTFADRWRPKKTMIWSDALSALSVLVVLLVVMGGSWKALLLATFVSAVLSQFSQPSAMKLFKQHVPESQLQGVMAMFQSLTAFFMVIGPVLGAFIYQHYGIEVSLIIMAGMFAGSALILSLLPKDNAETAGHKQTGIYAEVKAGLSYVRTSKVLKNLGAAFAFAGLAAGLVQPLGIFVIIENLGKDKSFLQWVMMANGAAMLLGGALIMGIGRKVKPQMLLAAGLLASAAGTIGVGWSHDTALTITLQTLAGFFYPCIHIGINTLILQNTETAYMGRVGGIMGPMFMGFMVIGMTFAGYLKEAFSLFGVFAGSGVLFLIAMLVLLPLLRNRNKQTPQPSSLA, translated from the coding sequence GTGTTTAGGAACAAGTATGTGCGGACGGTTGTGATGTCCAGGGTTTTGCTGCAGCTGGGAGTGTGGGTGCGCAACTTTGCCATTCTGCTGTATGTAACGGAAATCACAAATAACGACCCTTTTTATGTGTCGCTGATCTCGGTCGTAGAATTTGCGCCAATTTTTTTGTTTGCCATTGTAGGGGGAACCTTTGCTGACCGCTGGCGTCCGAAAAAAACGATGATTTGGAGTGATGCGCTCTCAGCGTTATCTGTATTGGTTGTGCTGCTGGTCGTTATGGGCGGCTCATGGAAAGCGCTGCTGCTGGCAACCTTTGTCTCTGCCGTGCTGTCGCAGTTTTCCCAGCCTTCGGCCATGAAGCTGTTCAAGCAGCATGTGCCGGAATCACAGCTGCAAGGTGTGATGGCGATGTTCCAGTCGCTTACTGCGTTCTTTATGGTTATTGGACCTGTGCTGGGTGCGTTCATCTATCAGCATTACGGGATTGAGGTTTCGCTGATCATCATGGCTGGAATGTTTGCCGGCTCGGCGCTTATTCTCAGCCTGCTGCCTAAGGACAATGCAGAGACAGCCGGACATAAGCAGACGGGTATCTATGCAGAAGTAAAAGCCGGTTTGAGTTATGTGCGCACAAGCAAAGTTTTGAAGAATCTGGGTGCAGCCTTTGCATTCGCGGGCCTGGCGGCCGGATTGGTTCAGCCGCTTGGAATTTTCGTGATTATTGAGAATCTGGGGAAGGACAAAAGTTTTCTGCAGTGGGTCATGATGGCGAACGGAGCAGCGATGCTGCTTGGCGGTGCTTTGATCATGGGGATTGGCCGGAAGGTGAAGCCGCAAATGCTGCTGGCCGCAGGCCTGCTCGCCAGTGCAGCCGGGACCATCGGGGTGGGCTGGTCGCATGATACGGCGCTGACGATCACGCTTCAGACGCTGGCGGGCTTTTTTTACCCATGCATACACATTGGCATCAATACCCTGATCCTGCAAAATACCGAGACAGCCTATATGGGCCGGGTAGGCGGCATTATGGGGCCGATGTTTATGGGGTTCATGGTCATTGGCATGACCTTTGCCGGGTATCTGAAAGAAGCCTTTTCGCTGTTCGGCGTATTTGCCGGAAGCGGTGTGCTGTTTCTGATCGCCATGCTGGTTCTGCTGCCGCTTCTCAGAAACAGGAACAAGCAGACCCCTCAGCCCTCATCCCTGGCGTAA
- a CDS encoding fatty acid desaturase, producing the protein MTTRQTSQLSSLKKSMAPFEKTNQRASIRQLINTLVPLVLLWMAAYFSLQVSYGLTLLFAVPAAGFVIRTFIIFHDCCHGSFFNNRKANDIIGTITGVLTLVPYRQWKHSHSIHHAGSSNLDKRGIGDIWIMTVEEYLAAKPLKRLYYRIYRNPLIMFGVGPIAVFLIQYRFNARGARRKERMNTYLTNVSIALLYSTLIWAMGWQAFLLVQLPVVFVSGCLGIWLFYVQHQFEDSYFEHEEEWSYVSAAVEGSSYYKLPKLLQWITGNIGFHHVHHLSPKVPNYNLELAHNASEPLQHATTITIGTSLKALHFRLWDEENKGFVGFKEIKARMKQTKPAAEGLKVIKPGFQSE; encoded by the coding sequence ATGACTACCCGCCAGACATCCCAGCTCTCCAGCCTGAAAAAAAGCATGGCACCCTTTGAAAAAACAAACCAGCGTGCAAGCATCAGACAATTAATCAATACACTTGTTCCGCTTGTACTTCTATGGATGGCTGCTTATTTCAGCCTGCAGGTATCCTACGGGCTTACGCTTCTGTTCGCGGTCCCCGCTGCGGGGTTTGTGATCCGCACCTTTATAATTTTCCATGACTGCTGCCATGGCTCGTTCTTCAACAACCGCAAAGCCAATGATATCATCGGCACCATCACGGGTGTCTTGACGCTTGTCCCATACCGCCAGTGGAAGCACAGCCATTCCATCCATCATGCCGGGAGCAGCAACCTCGACAAGCGGGGGATCGGCGATATCTGGATTATGACTGTAGAGGAATATTTAGCTGCCAAGCCATTGAAACGGCTGTACTACCGCATCTACCGCAACCCGCTGATTATGTTCGGAGTCGGCCCGATCGCCGTCTTCCTGATTCAATACCGCTTTAATGCCAGAGGCGCAAGACGCAAGGAACGGATGAATACGTACTTGACGAATGTGTCCATTGCGTTACTCTACAGTACGCTGATCTGGGCGATGGGCTGGCAGGCTTTTCTGCTGGTGCAGCTGCCGGTCGTATTTGTATCAGGCTGCCTCGGCATCTGGCTGTTCTATGTGCAGCATCAGTTCGAGGATTCCTATTTCGAGCATGAAGAGGAATGGAGTTATGTTTCTGCGGCAGTAGAAGGAAGCTCGTATTACAAGCTGCCCAAGCTGCTGCAATGGATTACGGGCAATATCGGCTTTCACCATGTCCATCATTTGAGCCCGAAGGTGCCGAACTATAATCTGGAGCTGGCACATAATGCCTCTGAACCGCTGCAGCATGCCACGACCATTACCATCGGAACCAGTCTGAAGGCGCTGCATTTCCGCTTATGGGATGAAGAGAACAAGGGATTCGTCGGCTTCAAGGAAATCAAGGCCAGAATGAAGCAGACGAAGCCGGCAGCGGAGGGTCTGAAGGTGATCAAACCCGGGTTCCAGAGCGAGTAA